From Lujinxingia vulgaris, a single genomic window includes:
- a CDS encoding low molecular weight protein-tyrosine-phosphatase, whose protein sequence is MRTRVMFFCLGNICRSPLAEALFRYHVEARGLGDGFEIASSGTSGYHVGEPPDPGSVRVARERLGLDISGQRAQQLVGAHVQSYDWLVAMDGANLRDARRLPGGDGGRLVLLRDYEPDASLRSRDVPDPWGGGPEHFERVFEMVERCTATLLDAIVAR, encoded by the coding sequence ATGCGTACCAGGGTGATGTTTTTTTGTCTGGGGAACATCTGCCGCTCACCGCTGGCCGAGGCGTTGTTTCGGTACCATGTGGAGGCGCGGGGGTTGGGGGACGGGTTTGAGATCGCGTCGTCAGGGACGAGCGGATATCACGTGGGGGAGCCGCCGGATCCGGGGAGTGTGAGGGTGGCCCGAGAGCGGCTGGGGTTGGACATCTCGGGGCAGCGGGCTCAGCAGCTGGTCGGTGCGCATGTTCAAAGCTACGACTGGCTTGTGGCGATGGACGGCGCCAACCTGCGGGATGCCCGGCGGCTGCCGGGAGGCGATGGCGGCCGGCTGGTGCTGCTGCGAGACTATGAGCCGGATGCGTCGCTGCGGAGTCGGGATGTGCCGGACCCGTGGGGCGGAGGACCGGAGCATTTTGAGCGGGTGTTTGAGATGGTGGAGCGCTGCACCGCGACGCTGCTCGACGCCATCGTGGCGCGCTGA
- the ttcA gene encoding tRNA 2-thiocytidine(32) synthetase TtcA, translated as MGELDRLRQRLLGKVKTAAKNYGIFEDGDHILVCLSGGKDSYTLLDMLLELQRVSPFELKLTAFHLDQKQPGYPEGVLRAYLEEQPLPFEICEEDTYSVVQEKLAPDATPCSLCSRMRRGIIYRRAEALGCNKIALGHHRDDSIETLLLNLFYSGRTQGMPARFTTDDGRFQVIRPLILAAEDEIATYAALRGFPIIPCNLCGSVEGKRKFVKRLLNDLETTIPHVRHSLIAAMGNVKPSHLLDNDLRSLAEDAAAPVLAGACAVEPELF; from the coding sequence ATGGGCGAGTTGGATCGACTTCGTCAGCGCCTTCTGGGGAAGGTGAAGACCGCGGCTAAGAACTACGGCATCTTCGAAGACGGCGACCACATCCTGGTCTGCCTCTCCGGGGGCAAAGACTCCTACACGCTCCTCGACATGCTCCTGGAGCTGCAGCGCGTCAGCCCCTTCGAGCTCAAACTCACCGCCTTTCACCTCGACCAGAAGCAGCCCGGCTACCCCGAGGGCGTGCTCCGCGCCTACCTCGAAGAGCAGCCACTTCCCTTCGAGATCTGCGAGGAGGACACCTACTCGGTCGTCCAGGAGAAGTTGGCCCCCGACGCCACTCCCTGCTCACTCTGCAGCCGCATGCGTCGCGGCATCATCTACCGCCGCGCCGAAGCCCTGGGCTGCAACAAAATCGCCCTGGGCCACCACCGCGACGACAGCATCGAGACGCTGCTCCTCAACCTCTTCTACAGCGGCCGAACCCAGGGCATGCCCGCCCGTTTCACCACCGACGACGGCCGTTTCCAGGTCATCCGCCCCCTGATCCTGGCGGCAGAAGACGAGATCGCCACCTACGCCGCGCTGCGCGGCTTCCCCATCATCCCCTGCAACCTCTGCGGCTCCGTCGAGGGCAAACGCAAGTTCGTCAAACGTCTCCTCAACGACCTGGAGACGACCATCCCGCACGTGCGCCACAGCCTTATCGCGGCCATGGGCAACGTCAAACCCAGCCACCTCCTCGACAACGACCTCCGCTCCCTGGCCGAAGACGCCGCCGCCCCAGTGCTCGCCGGCGCTTGTGCCGTGGAGCCGGAGCTCTTCTAA
- a CDS encoding MATE family efflux transporter, translated as MARASTVDTTEGSLAGRSAQLAWPAVLQAILANFYAFNDFVFVGMLGDAAATAALSACFALLILHFTFIKVFPVGATALIAQAFGARKPERIGALFRSAVTTTMGLSLLIAVAGVWAMPWFVSLANVTPEVGIHVADYLRIIYWATPTFALMLVVVGVFRACGDTRTPLFLEIGSLLVNIVLNFILVLGWGPIPAMGIEGAALATALSRGLPGIVGLWMILRGDLDFDPMAGVRGLIAWRPDLDLSRQMAAIGIFEALSGLIYGGVYLMLNRMAGELGSAAQGGLGAGLRGIEWIGFAFGSGFLTASISIVGQNVGAGKMDRAWGGAWISAGLSALCCQLVGLIFILFPEPLSRMVTDDLDTLRYAMIYVYYIGWVMWAVGFEMSMFGAMVGAGQSRTALAVSGGYNLLRIPLAAGLLFGLEGLIDGVRWVTLGAADAPAVVGPFAALVWTIGLTSVLKAVTYALILSARWRALKRSQATTRVRGARSVRM; from the coding sequence ATGGCACGCGCCTCCACCGTCGACACCACCGAAGGCAGCCTGGCCGGCCGCTCCGCCCAGCTGGCCTGGCCGGCCGTACTGCAGGCCATCCTCGCCAACTTCTACGCCTTCAACGACTTTGTCTTCGTGGGCATGTTGGGCGACGCCGCGGCCACCGCCGCGCTCTCGGCCTGCTTCGCGCTGCTCATTCTGCACTTCACCTTCATCAAGGTCTTCCCCGTCGGCGCCACCGCGCTCATCGCCCAGGCTTTCGGCGCGCGCAAGCCCGAGCGCATCGGTGCGCTTTTTCGCAGCGCGGTCACCACCACGATGGGCCTCTCTCTGCTCATCGCGGTGGCGGGCGTCTGGGCGATGCCATGGTTTGTGAGCCTGGCCAACGTCACCCCTGAGGTCGGCATCCACGTGGCCGACTACCTGCGCATCATCTACTGGGCCACCCCTACCTTCGCCTTGATGCTCGTCGTCGTCGGGGTCTTCCGCGCCTGCGGCGACACCCGCACGCCCCTCTTCCTGGAGATCGGAAGTCTCCTGGTCAACATCGTCCTCAACTTCATCTTAGTGCTGGGCTGGGGCCCCATCCCGGCCATGGGCATCGAAGGCGCTGCGCTCGCCACTGCCTTAAGCCGCGGCCTTCCCGGCATCGTCGGCCTCTGGATGATCTTACGCGGCGACCTCGACTTCGACCCGATGGCCGGCGTCCGCGGCCTCATCGCCTGGCGCCCCGACCTCGACCTCTCCCGCCAGATGGCCGCCATCGGCATCTTCGAAGCCCTATCCGGCCTCATCTACGGCGGCGTCTACCTTATGCTCAACCGCATGGCCGGCGAACTGGGCTCGGCGGCCCAGGGCGGCCTGGGCGCGGGCTTAAGGGGCATTGAGTGGATCGGCTTTGCCTTCGGCAGCGGATTCCTCACCGCCAGCATCTCCATCGTCGGCCAGAACGTCGGCGCCGGTAAAATGGACCGCGCCTGGGGAGGCGCCTGGATCAGCGCCGGCCTCAGCGCCCTCTGCTGCCAGCTCGTCGGCCTGATCTTCATCCTCTTCCCCGAGCCCCTCTCGCGCATGGTCACCGACGACCTCGACACCCTGCGCTACGCGATGATCTACGTCTATTACATCGGCTGGGTGATGTGGGCGGTGGGCTTTGAGATGTCGATGTTTGGCGCCATGGTTGGGGCAGGGCAGTCCCGCACGGCCCTGGCGGTCTCCGGCGGCTACAACCTCCTGCGCATCCCCCTGGCCGCCGGGCTGCTCTTTGGCCTCGAAGGCCTCATCGACGGCGTGCGCTGGGTGACCCTGGGCGCCGCCGACGCCCCCGCCGTCGTTGGCCCCTTCGCGGCGCTCGTCTGGACCATTGGCCTGACCTCGGTCCTCAAAGCCGTTACCTACGCCCTGATCTTGAGCGCCCGCTGGAGGGCCCTGAAACGCTCCCAGGCCACCACCCGCGTCCGTGGTGCGCGCAGCGTGCGAATGTGA
- a CDS encoding dimethylarginine dimethylaminohydrolase family protein, whose product MKPAVLMAHPRHFAIKGGANPHTRNKDKSLKEVDPTVALEQWNTYVDQLLECGLDVYVIDATPELTGMVFTANAGFIYGLRDRKPSPQKTFFPSHFMVEHRMGETERFADFFTNFGLQVSDIPEQWRWEGEADAFPVLKGDDQTWIFTHGFRSDSEVGDWLESGLLNEDVVSLTLSDERYYHGDTAICDLGDHVLVYLDALEPVSRERIKEVLGDRLVEIEEKDAKAFLGNSFYVEADERRLLFVPAGVRKKTQKAIEKLGVEVIEIDVSEFFGKGGGGPKCMVFNLGVCDPAEAGLTEEQSAFRHARHINSLRRRRGRIR is encoded by the coding sequence ATGAAACCAGCGGTATTGATGGCGCACCCACGCCATTTTGCGATCAAAGGCGGCGCGAACCCCCACACGCGCAACAAGGATAAATCCCTCAAAGAGGTCGACCCCACCGTCGCGCTGGAGCAGTGGAATACCTACGTCGACCAGCTCCTGGAGTGCGGCCTCGACGTCTACGTCATCGACGCCACCCCCGAGCTCACCGGTATGGTCTTCACCGCCAACGCCGGCTTCATCTACGGGCTGCGCGACCGGAAGCCTTCCCCTCAGAAGACCTTCTTCCCCAGCCACTTCATGGTCGAGCACCGCATGGGGGAGACCGAGCGCTTCGCCGACTTCTTCACCAACTTCGGCCTGCAGGTCAGCGACATCCCCGAGCAATGGCGCTGGGAAGGGGAGGCCGACGCCTTCCCCGTTCTCAAGGGCGATGACCAGACCTGGATCTTCACCCACGGCTTCCGCTCCGACTCCGAGGTCGGCGACTGGCTCGAGAGCGGCCTGCTCAACGAAGACGTCGTCTCGCTTACTTTAAGCGACGAGCGCTACTACCACGGCGACACCGCCATCTGTGACCTGGGCGACCACGTGCTCGTCTACCTCGACGCCCTCGAGCCCGTCTCCCGCGAGCGCATCAAAGAGGTCCTGGGCGATCGTCTCGTCGAGATCGAAGAAAAAGACGCCAAAGCCTTCCTCGGAAACTCCTTCTACGTCGAAGCCGACGAGCGCCGCCTTCTCTTCGTCCCGGCCGGCGTCCGCAAGAAGACCCAGAAGGCCATCGAGAAGCTCGGTGTTGAGGTCATTGAGATCGACGTCTCCGAGTTCTTCGGCAAAGGCGGCGGCGGGCCCAAGTGCATGGTCTTCAACCTGGGCGTCTGTGACCCGGCCGAAGCCGGCCTCACCGAAGAGCAGAGCGCCTTCCGCCACGCCCGCCACATCAACAGCCTGCGCCGACGCCGCGGCCGCATCCGCTGA
- a CDS encoding VOC family protein yields the protein MSRGLHHIALGARQVEEVARFYREAFGLRELTRHAYEDGALRSIWLDLNPGVLMVEHSREERPRVEGVEAGPFLLAFAMEAEERASMRGRLEAMGCEVEEESAFTLYARDPEGNRVAVSHYPCPAPPG from the coding sequence ATGAGCCGTGGACTTCATCATATTGCCCTGGGGGCGCGTCAGGTCGAAGAAGTGGCGCGATTTTACCGCGAGGCCTTCGGGCTGCGGGAGTTGACGCGCCATGCTTATGAGGATGGGGCGCTTCGCTCAATCTGGCTCGATCTCAACCCGGGGGTGCTGATGGTGGAGCATAGCCGCGAGGAGCGACCCAGGGTTGAGGGCGTGGAGGCCGGGCCTTTTTTGCTGGCGTTTGCGATGGAGGCCGAGGAGCGGGCGTCGATGCGCGGCCGGCTGGAGGCGATGGGGTGTGAGGTGGAAGAGGAGAGCGCGTTTACGCTCTATGCCCGCGACCCGGAGGGGAATCGGGTCGCGGTGAGTCATTATCCCTGCCCTGCCCCCCCGGGTTGA
- a CDS encoding penicillin-binding protein activator, producing the protein MIKVQPFRKPTRGLALALCALLLSAAGCKTTRSSTTLEQEPPIVAQSPEVQAEFEDAVALLNAGEYDQAAERLRLLQAENADDRIAQMAELYIARALIGDIDARFKAMETGQWQALSPEVERLLAPLASATTVDERVRFGAAAYLALSQALNAQAAQSASTLRSYPGPSMSPAILEKDRPWIWPLIAEGLQQADRPAEAIEAWARTFEALRPKPAPDQRASGSEQAPGDAPGNDQPSADDADNAQIQAYADGSEDVEFGDGQSLTPGQVMAVARAFDAADALEDRQAAELLNAERPFVRALATWAYVRREARQGIDEREQEALLEIFNENAPYFLEMGVASRAAELSMTIASLSEARRLVVGALLPLSGPNRAVGYRALSGMLIAQQSFHVAGEPAVTLVIEDSAADPAAALQRLVDLGVLAVVGPLDGRIAAELREPAADAGVPMIALAPEAIEGGDDERTSLLFRNFLSATSEARAMATLSFEQLHDRRAAVVYPDMGYGRVMAQAFADEFRARGGQIVAEVAYDRSSSNFVDTAKAVARANPDALFIPDSGSKIAQLSAFMAQENIWGHAPDKRPGARAQRTYVHYLGTSLWQDPIVTRQAASYVEGALIPAWYSSTFDDADTRQFSAGFEAVYERGADYFEAFAYDSVKRLRELMVERGAGRTQTLVSSLRGNEWAGGATGRYRFDERGEPIRELRMLQVKSGEWAAYERSIMTPLHRPAAAITDDDGSSP; encoded by the coding sequence ATGATCAAGGTGCAACCTTTCCGAAAGCCGACCCGTGGCCTGGCCCTGGCGCTCTGCGCGTTGCTCCTCAGCGCCGCCGGCTGCAAGACCACCCGCAGCAGCACGACGCTTGAGCAGGAGCCGCCCATCGTGGCTCAGTCTCCCGAGGTGCAGGCGGAGTTTGAAGACGCCGTCGCCCTTCTCAACGCCGGCGAGTATGACCAGGCGGCTGAGCGCCTGCGTCTTTTGCAGGCTGAGAATGCTGACGATCGCATCGCCCAGATGGCCGAACTCTACATCGCCCGCGCCCTCATTGGCGACATCGACGCTCGGTTCAAGGCCATGGAGACCGGCCAGTGGCAGGCCCTCTCCCCCGAGGTCGAACGCCTGCTGGCACCGCTGGCCTCGGCCACCACGGTCGATGAACGCGTGCGTTTCGGTGCAGCCGCCTACCTGGCGCTGAGCCAGGCCCTCAACGCGCAGGCGGCGCAGTCCGCCTCAACCTTACGATCTTACCCGGGCCCCTCCATGAGCCCGGCCATCCTCGAAAAAGACCGCCCCTGGATCTGGCCCCTCATCGCCGAGGGGCTTCAGCAGGCCGATCGCCCCGCCGAAGCCATCGAAGCCTGGGCCCGCACCTTCGAGGCCCTTCGACCAAAGCCCGCACCCGACCAGCGCGCCTCCGGCTCTGAACAGGCCCCCGGCGACGCTCCCGGCAACGACCAGCCCTCCGCCGACGACGCCGACAACGCGCAGATCCAGGCCTACGCCGACGGCAGCGAAGACGTCGAGTTCGGTGACGGTCAGTCGCTCACCCCGGGCCAGGTCATGGCCGTGGCCCGGGCCTTCGACGCTGCAGACGCCCTGGAGGATCGCCAGGCCGCCGAGCTCCTCAACGCCGAACGCCCCTTCGTGCGCGCCCTGGCCACCTGGGCTTACGTGCGCCGGGAGGCCCGTCAGGGCATCGACGAGCGCGAGCAGGAAGCCCTCCTGGAGATCTTCAACGAGAACGCCCCTTACTTCCTGGAGATGGGCGTGGCCAGCCGCGCCGCCGAGCTCTCCATGACCATCGCCTCCTTAAGCGAGGCCCGCCGACTCGTCGTTGGCGCGCTGCTGCCCTTAAGCGGACCTAACCGCGCCGTGGGCTACCGCGCACTCTCCGGCATGCTCATCGCCCAGCAATCCTTTCACGTCGCCGGGGAGCCTGCCGTCACGCTGGTCATTGAAGACAGCGCCGCCGACCCGGCCGCCGCCCTCCAGCGCCTGGTGGATCTCGGCGTGCTCGCTGTTGTCGGCCCCCTTGACGGCCGCATCGCCGCTGAACTTCGCGAGCCTGCCGCCGACGCCGGTGTGCCCATGATCGCACTCGCCCCCGAGGCCATCGAGGGCGGCGACGACGAGCGCACCTCCTTGCTCTTCCGCAACTTCCTCAGCGCCACCTCCGAGGCGCGCGCGATGGCCACGCTCTCCTTTGAGCAACTTCACGATCGCCGCGCCGCCGTCGTCTACCCCGACATGGGCTACGGACGCGTGATGGCGCAGGCCTTCGCCGATGAGTTCCGCGCCCGGGGCGGTCAGATCGTCGCCGAGGTCGCCTACGATCGCTCCAGCTCCAACTTCGTCGACACCGCCAAAGCCGTCGCCCGCGCCAACCCCGACGCGCTCTTCATCCCCGACTCCGGCAGCAAGATCGCTCAGCTCAGCGCCTTCATGGCTCAGGAAAACATCTGGGGCCACGCCCCCGATAAGCGCCCCGGCGCCCGCGCCCAGCGCACCTACGTGCATTACCTGGGCACCAGCCTCTGGCAGGACCCCATCGTCACCCGCCAGGCTGCAAGCTACGTGGAAGGCGCGCTCATCCCCGCCTGGTACTCCTCGACCTTTGACGACGCCGACACCCGCCAGTTCAGCGCCGGCTTTGAGGCCGTCTACGAGCGCGGCGCCGACTACTTCGAGGCCTTCGCCTACGACTCGGTCAAACGCCTGCGCGAGCTGATGGTGGAGCGGGGCGCCGGGCGCACCCAGACCCTTGTCAGCTCCCTTCGCGGAAACGAGTGGGCAGGCGGCGCCACCGGACGCTACCGCTTCGACGAGCGCGGCGAACCTATCCGGGAGCTGCGCATGCTCCAGGTGAAGTCCGGCGAATGGGCAGCCTATGAACGCAGCATCATGACCCCCCTCCATCGTCCCGCCGCCGCGATCACCGACGACGACGGGAGCTCGCCGTGA
- the tolQ gene encoding protein TolQ, translating to MLANLLSSPLLAEAAGSQVSVIEIVMDADAVVTAILVLLAVLSVISWYIIGYKALYFRRAQAESQDFMDVFWQSKRLDAIYQSSEEFPRAPVSRVFKAGYIELSKLKGSTEGAGAESMRQQLGDIENVERSLRRASRTEMTELEKLVPFLATVGSTSPFIGLLGTVWGIMVAFLNISAEGAAGIDVVGQPIAEALIVTAMGLFAAIPAVVAYNLFVNKIKVLGGEMDNFSSDFLNIVKRHFFK from the coding sequence ATGCTCGCAAACCTCCTGTCGTCGCCCCTTCTTGCTGAAGCCGCCGGCTCTCAGGTCAGCGTCATCGAGATCGTGATGGACGCCGACGCCGTCGTCACCGCCATCCTGGTCCTCCTGGCGGTGCTCAGCGTCATCTCCTGGTACATCATCGGCTACAAGGCTCTCTACTTCCGCCGCGCCCAGGCCGAGTCTCAGGACTTCATGGACGTCTTCTGGCAATCCAAACGCCTCGACGCCATCTACCAGTCCTCCGAGGAGTTCCCCCGCGCCCCGGTCAGCCGTGTCTTTAAGGCAGGCTACATCGAGCTCTCCAAGCTCAAGGGAAGCACCGAGGGCGCCGGCGCCGAATCCATGCGCCAACAGCTCGGAGACATCGAGAACGTCGAGCGCTCCCTGCGTCGCGCCTCCCGCACCGAGATGACCGAGCTTGAGAAGCTCGTCCCCTTCCTCGCCACCGTAGGCTCGACCTCACCCTTCATCGGCCTCCTCGGCACGGTCTGGGGCATCATGGTCGCCTTCCTCAACATCAGCGCCGAAGGCGCCGCAGGCATCGACGTCGTCGGTCAGCCCATCGCCGAAGCGCTCATCGTCACCGCCATGGGCCTCTTCGCCGCCATCCCGGCCGTCGTCGCCTACAACCTCTTTGTCAATAAGATCAAAGTCTTGGGCGGGGAGATGGACAACTTCTCCTCGGACTTCCTCAACATCGTCAAGCGCCACTTCTTCAAGTAA
- a CDS encoding biopolymer transporter ExbD, which produces MAMSSSSGGGTVLAEINVTPMVDVMLVLLVIFMIATPLIEQDDEKREVEMDLPVTRDNESLANIDQTDQIILEINDSLQIFIGETMIVDCSAALEGGPSDRFEPCFEELQTKIASNQKLQDDGRLFLLGHPDIPYGFVVGSMNRIRLAGVSNVGMVTNPEYRQAEPE; this is translated from the coding sequence ATGGCTATGAGCTCATCATCGGGTGGGGGAACCGTCCTCGCCGAGATCAACGTCACCCCCATGGTCGACGTCATGCTCGTGCTCCTCGTTATCTTCATGATCGCCACCCCCCTCATCGAGCAAGACGATGAGAAGCGCGAGGTGGAGATGGACCTGCCGGTAACGCGCGACAACGAGAGCCTGGCGAACATCGACCAGACCGACCAGATCATCCTCGAGATCAACGACTCCCTGCAGATATTCATCGGTGAGACGATGATCGTCGACTGCAGCGCAGCCCTCGAAGGTGGCCCCTCCGACCGCTTCGAGCCCTGCTTCGAGGAGCTGCAGACCAAGATCGCTTCAAACCAGAAGCTCCAGGACGACGGGCGCCTCTTCCTGCTCGGGCATCCGGACATCCCCTACGGCTTCGTCGTCGGCTCAATGAATCGCATCCGTCTCGCTGGCGTCTCCAACGTAGGCATGGTGACCAACCCCGAGTACCGACAGGCCGAGCCCGAGTGA
- a CDS encoding TonB C-terminal domain-containing protein gives MKSIQSHTTRQVQSGGPVEIGAGIALTLALHGLIALSVWWAANLTPEEPEKLEMVFERVELLALGEERPEAALPRMANPEPPPPAPDDSVVVPDPEAAPPEENQVNLEVEREREEQQERERAEEAERREQEERERRRKAALSALSNPDRPYNDDAPEGSADGVVGGTVSDAAMANMMGTYQARLLQELLRAWTVPTTLGDADLAQLAGSVRVFVRLSEGGKIVSHTFRARSGNEQFDASIDRAIRQFHVQYGGRTLPLPDHEDVRREVLREGLLLTRWDSTAR, from the coding sequence ATGAAGTCGATTCAATCCCACACAACCCGACAGGTTCAGAGTGGGGGACCGGTCGAGATCGGCGCCGGCATCGCGCTGACCCTGGCGCTCCACGGCCTCATCGCCTTGAGCGTCTGGTGGGCCGCCAACCTCACGCCCGAAGAGCCCGAGAAACTCGAGATGGTCTTCGAGCGCGTGGAACTTCTGGCTCTGGGTGAAGAGCGCCCCGAAGCGGCCTTGCCCCGCATGGCCAACCCCGAGCCTCCGCCTCCCGCACCCGACGACTCGGTCGTCGTGCCCGACCCCGAGGCTGCCCCGCCCGAAGAAAACCAGGTTAACCTGGAAGTGGAACGCGAGCGCGAAGAGCAACAAGAGCGAGAACGCGCCGAAGAGGCTGAACGTCGGGAGCAGGAAGAGCGCGAGCGCCGCCGCAAGGCCGCGCTCAGTGCCCTGAGCAACCCCGACCGCCCCTACAACGACGATGCCCCCGAGGGCAGCGCCGATGGTGTGGTCGGCGGCACCGTCTCCGACGCCGCCATGGCCAACATGATGGGCACCTACCAGGCTCGCCTCCTCCAGGAGCTCCTGCGCGCCTGGACCGTCCCCACCACCCTGGGCGACGCCGACCTCGCCCAACTCGCCGGCAGCGTGCGCGTCTTTGTACGCCTCTCCGAAGGCGGCAAGATCGTCAGCCACACCTTTCGCGCCCGCAGCGGAAACGAGCAGTTTGACGCGAGCATCGACCGCGCCATCCGCCAGTTCCACGTTCAGTACGGCGGCCGCACGCTCCCGCTGCCCGACCACGAAGATGTTCGACGCGAGGTGCTCCGCGAGGGGCTCTTGCTGACGCGGTGGGACTCCACCGCACGATGA
- a CDS encoding DPP IV N-terminal domain-containing protein, with protein sequence MMRPFAPTTRHRRFGRAASVLFGIGLLLTPLYAGAQDAPAAGDSATQGDISGIEVEVSGSARRTLLPMAVPDTQALAGADGTIADQVEQTLRRNLDLAGYFRVLPVDSFFFDTHNEGVAAADINFSNWMNVGAQGLVKSTVRAEGDQIALDLRLFSVDQGRQVSLNWSASTLSPDDVQKEVNAFINAVIEHYTGQPGFFGSRIAYSQRTRSGAKHIYVMNIDGSGVQRITRNNAINLLPSFGPGGAVYFTSYQDQNPDLWVWRGGRVSKLSSRSGQNSGAASCGGKLALTLSLGGDNTDVYLISPEDGSVVQRLTDHWAIDVSPTWSPDCSRIAFVSGRSGGAHIYVMNADGSEQRRLTFQGTYNTTPEWSPRGDRIVFSGRDERNHYDIFAVDLQGNIERLTQDQGNNFEPSYSPDGRYIVFTSDRGGQGKRLWLMSADGLFQKLLTEEGSGYEEAAWER encoded by the coding sequence ATGATGCGACCTTTCGCGCCTACCACTCGCCACCGCCGCTTCGGCCGGGCTGCCTCTGTGCTCTTCGGGATCGGCCTCTTGCTGACGCCGCTCTACGCCGGCGCTCAAGATGCTCCTGCCGCCGGCGACAGCGCCACCCAGGGCGACATCTCGGGCATTGAGGTCGAGGTCAGCGGCTCGGCCCGCCGTACCCTCCTGCCCATGGCCGTCCCCGACACGCAGGCCCTGGCCGGCGCCGACGGCACCATCGCCGATCAGGTCGAGCAGACCCTTCGCCGCAACCTCGACCTGGCCGGCTACTTCCGCGTGCTCCCCGTCGATAGCTTCTTCTTCGACACCCACAATGAGGGCGTGGCCGCCGCCGACATCAACTTCTCCAACTGGATGAACGTCGGTGCCCAGGGCCTCGTCAAAAGCACGGTGCGCGCCGAAGGCGACCAGATCGCCCTCGACCTGCGCCTCTTCTCCGTCGACCAGGGCCGCCAGGTCTCCCTGAACTGGTCCGCCAGCACGCTCAGCCCCGACGACGTCCAGAAGGAAGTCAACGCCTTTATCAACGCCGTCATTGAGCACTACACCGGCCAGCCCGGTTTCTTCGGCTCGCGCATCGCCTACTCGCAGCGCACCCGCTCCGGCGCCAAGCACATCTACGTGATGAACATCGACGGCAGCGGCGTGCAGCGCATCACCCGCAACAACGCCATCAACCTGCTCCCCTCCTTCGGCCCCGGCGGCGCGGTCTACTTCACGAGCTACCAGGATCAGAACCCCGACCTCTGGGTCTGGCGCGGCGGCCGCGTCTCCAAACTCTCCAGCCGCAGCGGCCAGAACAGCGGCGCCGCCTCCTGCGGCGGCAAGCTCGCGCTCACCCTCTCACTGGGGGGCGACAACACCGACGTCTACCTCATCAGCCCCGAAGACGGCTCCGTCGTCCAGCGGCTCACCGACCACTGGGCCATCGACGTCTCCCCGACCTGGAGCCCCGATTGCAGCCGCATCGCCTTCGTCTCCGGGCGCTCCGGCGGCGCCCACATCTACGTGATGAACGCCGACGGCTCCGAGCAGCGTCGCCTCACCTTCCAGGGCACCTACAACACCACCCCGGAGTGGTCGCCGCGCGGTGACCGCATCGTCTTCAGCGGACGCGATGAGCGTAACCACTACGACATCTTCGCCGTCGACCTGCAGGGCAACATCGAGCGTCTCACCCAGGATCAGGGCAACAACTTCGAGCCCAGCTACAGCCCCGATGGTCGCTACATCGTCTTCACCAGCGACCGTGGAGGGCAGGGCAAGCGCCTCTGGCTGATGAGCGCCGACGGCCTCTTCCAGAAACTGCTCACCGAAGAAGGCTCGGGATATGAGGAGGCCGCATGGGAACGCTAA
- a CDS encoding OmpA family protein — protein sequence MGTLNHRRSSFWSKTPILIALTLLLSACPKPPQEALDAAEAAVLAAEGRKDCAGEKFAAAEALLEEARAHVAAEEYEAAERKARAAERLAREAQEQADETWEDCQRRLEAARRAAEGGTQTQPTEVEQETPEEDLKLTTVLFPYNSAEISETSRQALETNLRWLRQNPDATILLEGHTDERGTSEFNVALGERRARFVRDYLVQRGIEAERLSTLSYGEEKPVAFGQSEDDFARNRRVEFLPR from the coding sequence ATGGGAACGCTAAACCACCGCCGCTCGAGCTTCTGGTCGAAGACCCCGATCCTCATCGCGCTCACGCTCCTTCTCAGCGCCTGCCCCAAACCTCCCCAGGAGGCCCTCGACGCCGCCGAGGCCGCCGTACTGGCCGCCGAAGGTCGCAAAGACTGCGCCGGCGAGAAGTTCGCGGCGGCGGAGGCCTTGCTGGAAGAGGCCAGGGCGCATGTGGCGGCTGAGGAGTATGAGGCCGCCGAGCGCAAGGCCCGCGCCGCCGAACGCCTTGCCCGCGAGGCACAAGAGCAGGCCGATGAGACCTGGGAAGACTGCCAGCGTCGCCTGGAGGCCGCCCGCCGCGCCGCCGAAGGCGGCACCCAGACTCAACCCACCGAGGTCGAGCAAGAGACCCCCGAAGAAGACCTCAAGCTCACCACGGTGCTCTTCCCCTACAACAGCGCCGAGATCTCCGAGACCTCTCGCCAGGCTCTGGAAACCAACCTGCGCTGGCTTCGCCAGAACCCCGACGCCACCATCCTGCTCGAAGGCCACACCGACGAACGCGGCACCTCCGAGTTCAACGTCGCCCTCGGCGAGCGTCGCGCCCGCTTTGTGCGCGACTATCTGGTGCAGCGCGGCATTGAGGCTGAGCGCCTCTCGACCCTCTCCTATGGCGAGGAGAAGCCGGTGGCGTTCGGGCAATCCGAGGATGACTTCGCCCGCAACCGTCGCGTGGAGTTTTTGCCCCGATGA